The nucleotide sequence cgaggtactACGAGCAGAGCGCCGCCGAttcggcgatggaggcgagCAGGGAGaaggttcgcgccgagggtgaaATCGCCAGGCGGGAGTACCTCCAGAGGTACGCCGCAGCGGAGCAGGAATCGCGTCACATGAAGCGATCGTTCGATCAGAGGCGGCAGGAGGCGAGGGGGGGCGGgttcgggggcgggggcggggtggtcccggacgacgacgcactCCCCGTCGGTGAGaacgacgagaacgcggaTAGGGTGGGCGAAAGGAGCCGCGACGGATCGAAAGGCGTCGCCGTTTCGGGGCTGGACCCGGCGTCTGACCCGAACTACGTCCGTCCCGCGGGGATGAGCAGCGAGCACGTGGAACACCGACGGCGGTACGAGCGGCGGATCAAGGAAAATCGGTACGGTGACTTCGACGTCATTCCCCAGTGGCACGAGCGTTGACCGGGTTCCCCGGCGTCGTTTAGTTTAGTAGACTTTATTGACGTCGACGAAGTTGTCAATACGGGTATCGACGGCCTTTCTCCAGGAACTTGaactccgcgggcgcggtctcCACGTCGTTCGGCGCCTCCTGTGTCATGTCCACCGGGTCCGCGAAAGGATCCTCGAACATCTGAATGACGTAGTCCTTTGGCTGGCCCTTCATTTTCGGGTAGAGCCGGTCCACCTCCTGCAGCACAATCTCCTTGCGCTGGATCAGCACCGTCTTGGCGATGGCGTTGGACTCCTTGTCGGTCTTCCCTTTGGGCACCTGGAGCATGGCGACGCCGTTCCAGGTGACGTTAAGCGGGCCGGTCTTCTTCGTGAGCACGTTGTAGGTggcgatgtcgtcgccgaTGTCCTCTGTTTCGTGGATGGGTCCGCGGTGGGTGGGTTTGGGGTCCGGTCAGCGTCTCGGCCACGACGGGGAGTCGGCGCCTGGCGGTGGGGAAAAATAGA is from Micromonas commoda chromosome 12, complete sequence and encodes:
- a CDS encoding predicted protein — protein: MACVTVSLASATPAVAPSLRRAAHVRRGGSVVVRGKKAAFFKEFDEQYQKDNEVKEMDENVMNGWPGLASEYPRTRRESCRHATVPSMCQDIGDDIATYNVLTKKTGPLNVTWNGVAMLQVPKGKTDKESNAIAKTVLIQRKEIVLQEVDRLYPKMKGQPKDYVIQMFEDPFADPVDMTQEAPNDVETAPAEFKFLEKGRRYPY